A genome region from Pseudomonas pergaminensis includes the following:
- the lptB gene encoding LPS export ABC transporter ATP-binding protein — protein MATLKAQHLAKAYKSRQVVRDVSLSIDSGQIVGLLGPNGAGKTTCFYMIVGLVQADQGRVLIDDLDVSHQPMHGRARAGIGYLPQEASIFRKLSVADNIMAILETRKELDRDGRRKELESLLQEFHINHIRDNLGMSLSGGERRRVEIARALATAPKFILLDEPFAGVDPISVGDIKQIIHHLKAKGIGVLITDHNVRETLDICETAYIVNDGQLIAEGDSATILANELVKEVYLGHEFRL, from the coding sequence ATGGCAACCCTGAAAGCCCAGCATCTGGCCAAGGCCTATAAAAGCCGTCAGGTCGTGCGCGACGTCAGCCTGTCGATCGACAGCGGCCAGATCGTCGGCTTGCTCGGCCCCAACGGCGCCGGCAAGACCACCTGCTTCTACATGATCGTCGGCCTGGTCCAGGCGGATCAGGGCCGCGTCCTGATCGACGACCTGGACGTGAGCCACCAGCCGATGCACGGCCGCGCACGCGCCGGTATCGGCTATCTCCCGCAGGAAGCGTCGATCTTCCGCAAACTGTCGGTCGCCGATAACATCATGGCCATCCTCGAGACCCGCAAGGAACTCGACCGTGACGGCCGCCGCAAGGAGCTGGAAAGCCTGCTGCAGGAATTCCACATCAACCATATCCGCGACAACCTCGGCATGAGCCTGTCCGGTGGTGAGCGTCGCCGCGTGGAAATCGCCCGCGCCCTGGCCACCGCGCCCAAGTTCATCCTGCTGGACGAACCGTTTGCCGGCGTCGACCCGATCTCGGTGGGCGACATCAAGCAGATCATCCATCATCTCAAGGCCAAGGGCATTGGCGTGCTGATCACTGACCACAACGTCCGTGAAACGCTCGATATCTGCGAAACCGCGTATATCGTCAACGATGGCCAACTGATTGCCGAAGGCGATTCCGCCACTATCCTGGCCAACGAATTGGTCAAGGAAGTGTACCTGGGTCACGAGTTCCGCCTGTAA
- the lptA gene encoding lipopolysaccharide transport periplasmic protein LptA produces the protein MRLVKTLPILLGLGAALGSVSAWALPNDSQQPIHISADDAQLDDKQGVATYTGGVIITQGSMKITGNTVTLTRTQSGDIDVVTSVGNLAYFEQKQSATDTGPMKGYGKTIQYHAQQNRIVLIDQAKVLSPDGNSTEGEKITYDTVKQIANAGRANGNKVTAPRPRIDMVIQPKKKAE, from the coding sequence ATGAGGCTCGTTAAAACTCTCCCTATTTTGCTCGGTCTGGGCGCAGCACTGGGAAGCGTGAGCGCCTGGGCTCTGCCGAACGATAGCCAGCAACCGATCCACATCTCGGCTGACGATGCACAGCTCGATGACAAGCAAGGCGTCGCCACCTATACCGGCGGTGTGATCATCACCCAGGGCTCGATGAAGATCACCGGCAATACGGTGACACTGACGCGCACCCAATCGGGCGATATCGACGTGGTAACGTCGGTGGGCAACCTGGCTTACTTCGAACAGAAGCAGTCCGCGACCGATACCGGCCCGATGAAAGGCTACGGCAAGACTATCCAGTACCATGCCCAGCAGAACCGCATCGTCCTGATCGACCAGGCCAAGGTGCTCAGCCCCGATGGCAACTCGACGGAAGGTGAGAAGATCACCTATGACACCGTGAAACAGATCGCTAACGCCGGTCGTGCCAATGGCAACAAGGTCACCGCGCCTCGTCCACGCATCGACATGGTTATCCAGCCGAAGAAGAAGGCCGAGTAA
- the lptC gene encoding LPS export ABC transporter periplasmic protein LptC: MLSKKIRNFLLFGVIAALFLAVGYWNISPERFLDQPAAQVDEGAIDYYAINAKSVQFLPDGKVQYEMTSDKVEHVKASEVTLLTNPDMNIYRGTEFPWHVTSKRGEVNPDGTEVELIDSVRVARTDDKKRETVITSSRMTVFPQKQYAQTEQDVRIDGAGGVSTGKGMKAYLKESRIHLLSNVRGQYEAR, encoded by the coding sequence ATGCTGAGCAAAAAGATTCGCAACTTCCTGCTATTCGGGGTCATCGCCGCGCTGTTTCTCGCGGTGGGCTACTGGAATATCAGCCCGGAGCGCTTTCTCGACCAGCCTGCTGCGCAGGTGGACGAGGGCGCTATCGACTACTACGCCATCAATGCCAAGAGCGTGCAATTCCTGCCAGACGGCAAGGTTCAGTACGAGATGACTTCGGACAAGGTCGAGCATGTAAAGGCCAGCGAAGTCACGCTGCTGACCAATCCGGACATGAACATTTACCGCGGTACCGAGTTCCCATGGCACGTCACCAGCAAACGTGGTGAGGTCAACCCGGACGGTACCGAGGTGGAACTGATCGACTCGGTGCGCGTTGCGCGCACGGACGATAAAAAACGTGAGACCGTGATTACCAGCAGTCGCATGACCGTATTCCCGCAGAAGCAATATGCGCAGACCGAGCAAGACGTTAGAATCGACGGCGCTGGCGGTGTATCGACTGGCAAGGGAATGAAAGCGTATTTGAAAGAAAGCAGGATACACCTGCTATCGAACGTAAGAGGACAGTATGAGGCTCGTTAA
- a CDS encoding KdsC family phosphatase produces MTSDLLQRGKNIKLAIFDVDGVLTDGRLYFLEDGSEFKTFNTLDGQGIKMLMAAGVQTAIISGRKTPVVERRAQNLGIPHLYQGREDKLVVLDELLGQLNLSYEQVAYLGDDLPDLPVIRRVGLGMAVANAAAFVREHAHGITTARGGEGAAREFCELILRAQGSLEAAHAAYL; encoded by the coding sequence ATGACCAGCGACCTGTTGCAACGCGGTAAAAACATCAAGCTGGCGATTTTCGACGTCGACGGCGTGCTGACCGATGGCCGCCTGTACTTCCTCGAAGACGGCAGCGAATTCAAGACGTTCAACACCCTCGATGGCCAGGGCATCAAGATGCTGATGGCGGCGGGCGTGCAAACAGCGATTATCAGCGGCCGAAAAACCCCCGTTGTGGAACGCCGTGCACAAAACCTGGGGATTCCTCACCTGTATCAGGGCCGCGAGGATAAACTGGTGGTTCTGGACGAGCTTCTTGGCCAACTCAACCTAAGCTATGAGCAGGTCGCCTACTTGGGCGATGACCTGCCAGACCTGCCGGTGATTCGTCGGGTGGGCTTGGGCATGGCTGTCGCCAATGCGGCGGCATTTGTTCGCGAGCATGCCCATGGCATCACTACCGCCCGTGGCGGTGAAGGTGCCGCCCGCGAGTTCTGCGAGCTGATCCTGCGTGCCCAGGGTAGCCTTGAAGCGGCCCACGCCGCCTACTTATAG